Proteins encoded in a region of the Panicum hallii strain FIL2 chromosome 3, PHallii_v3.1, whole genome shotgun sequence genome:
- the LOC112885328 gene encoding uncharacterized protein LOC112885328, with amino-acid sequence MEPNDVEETLSQALEYQNSLRRELNFDWSQEEEEEAVGATSGGGGGTDGSARGRRSGGGGGSDGGALGRGSGGGALGRDAQGQGHGRGSGSGSLGRGAQGLRLGRGSSIGVQGTGDPARGRGKRPAQSSSSGAVRPVRGCGRPCTSQAYRPPRSTSVDIDHGSQPIDVTDDNLHDTTQNSNMKEVYDKADWTFDNTRVFCELCIQEIDAGNRANGIMTTRGYNNIAEKYRIAVGLHHSKVQLKNRLDLLKGLYSFWLQLLKDTGLGWNEALGTVVASEDYWNKATKGHPTWKQLKRGPPDHENLLQEMFGGIVVDGSSACAPGEAVERNEDEGLSAGDQQGDDTDMYSTPPSTAHVPNRTSSLNRASGSTATCPLKQPKNQMVKVMQKIHATLENNCKIANKVMLGEHLEEKIKEVQSMAVRCGAREGSAEHFMATQLFKKPENRATFKAFETNEGRLLWLKRHCDNASFM; translated from the exons ATGGAGCCCAATGACGTGGAGGAGACCCTCTCTCAAGCTTTGGAGTACCAAAACTCCCTGAGGCGCGAGCTCAACTTCGATTGGAGccaagaggaggaggaagaagcagttGGCGCCACgtcgggtggtggtggcggcacGGACGGCAGCGCCCGGGGGCGCCGCtcgggtggtggcggcggctctgATGGCGGCGCCCtggggcgcggctcgggcggcggcgccctgGGCCGCGACGCGCAGGGGCAGGGGCACGGCCGTGGCTCGGGCAGCGGCTCTCTGGGCCGTGGCGCACAGGGGCTGAGGCTGGGGCGCGGCTCGAGCATCGGCGTCCAGGGCACCGGCGACCCAGCTCGTGGACGTGGAAAGCGACCTGCGCAATCGTCTTCAAGTGGAGCCGTGCGTCCTGTTCGTGGATGTGGTCGTCCTTGTACGTCTCAAGCATACAGACCTCCACGATCAACATCGGTCGATATCGACCATGGCTCACAGCCCATCGACGTCACCGATGACAATCTGCATGACACCACACAGAATAGCAACATG AAAGAAGTTTATGACAAAGCAGATTGGACTTTCGACAACACTAGAGTTTTTTGTGAATTATGCATCCAAGAGATCGATGCTGGGAATAGGGCAAATGGCATCATGACCACCAGAGGATACAACAACATTGCTGAAAAGTATAGGATAGCGGTCGGTTTGCATCATTCAAAAGTTCAGTTGAAAAACAGATTAGACTTGCTTAAGGGATTGTATAGCTTTTGGCTTCAATTACTTAAAGATACCGGACTTGGTTGGAATGAAGCATTAGGAACGGTGGTTGCATCGGAGGACTACTGGAATAAGGCAACAAAG GGCCATCCAACATGGAAACAATTGAAGAGAGGTCCTCCAGATCATGAGAATTTGTTACAAGAAATGTTTGGAGGCATTGTTGTGGATGGCTCTAGTGCATGTGCACCCGGTGAAGCGGTTGAAAGGAACGAAGATGAAGGGCTTTCTGCTGGAGATCAACAAGGAGATGATACTGATATGTATTCAACACCTCCTTCAACTGCCCATGTTCCGAACAGAACAAGCTCGCTGAATCGTGCAAGTGGTAGTACTGCGACTTGTCCATTGAAGCAACCAAAGAACCAAATGGTGAAAGTCATGCAGAAAATTCATGCCACTTTGGAGAATAATTGTAAAATTGCAAACAAGGTCATGCTAGGTGAGCACTTGGAAGAAAagatcaaggaagttcaatctATGGCAGTTCGTTGTGGAGCAAGAGAAGGATCAGCTGAACACTTCATGGCAACGCAACTATTTAAGAAACCTGAGAATCGAGCCACTTTTAAGGCATTCGAAACCAATGAAGGGAGGCTTCTTTGGTTGAAGAGACATTGTGATAATGCTAGCTTTATGTAG
- the LOC112886759 gene encoding AP2-like ethylene-responsive transcription factor At2g41710 codes for MASPNPDAAGMQSVAAAGAGEGSSSSFGAVAGAIVAAGEQAPRRALAVRKERVCTAKERISRMPPCAAGKRSSIYRGVTRHRWTGRYEAHLWDKSTWNQNQNKKGKQVYLGAYDDEEAAARAYDLAALKYWGAGTQINFPVSDYARDLEEMQMISKEDYLVSLRRKSSAFSRGLPKYRGLPRQLHNSRWDTSLGHLLGNEYMNLSCGKDIMLDGKFAGSFALERKIDLTNYIRWWLPKKTRQSDTSKAEEVADEVRAIESSMQQTEPYKLPSLGLCSPSKPSSAGLSACSILSQSDAFKSFLERSTKLSEECTLSKEIVEGKAVASVPATGHDTAAVNINMNELLVQRATYSMAPVMPTPMKSTWSPADPSVDPLFWSNFVLPSSQPVTMATITTTTFAKNEVSSSDPFQSQE; via the exons ATGGCCTCCCCCAACCCCGACGCCGCGGGGATGCAGTCCGTGGccgcggcgggggcaggggaGGGCTCGTCCTCGTCGTTCGGCGCCGTCGCGGGGGCGATCGTGGCGGCGGGGGAGCAGGCGCCCAGGAGGGCCCTCGCCGTGCGGAAGGAGCGGGTGTGTACGGCCAAGGAGCGCATCAGCCGCAtgccgccctgcgccgccggGAAGCGGAGCTCCATCTACCGCGGGGTCACCCG GCATAGGTGGACTGGTCGATATGAGGCTCACCTCTGGGACAAAAGCACGTGGAACCAGAATCAGAACAAAAAGGGGAAACAAG TATATTTAG GTGCATATGATGATGAAGAGGCTGCAGCAAGGGCCTATGACCTTGCTGCATTAAAATACTGGGGAGCTGGAACACAAATTAATTTTCCA GTCTCTGACTATGCAAGAGACCTTGAAGAAATGCAGATGATCTCCAAGGAGGACTATCTCGTGTCTCTTAGGAG AAAGAGCAGTGCCTTCTCCAGGGGGTTGCCAAAATATCGTGGGCTTCCTAG GCAACTGCATAATTCCAGATGGGATACGTCTTTGGGACATTTACTTGGGAATGAGTACATGAACCTTAGTTGTG GTAAGGATATCATGTTGGATGGAAAATTTGCTGGAAGCTTTGCCTTAGAGAGAAAAATTGATCTTACAAATTACATTCGGTGGTGGCTACCCAAGAAGACAAGGCAGTCAGATACATCAAAAGCAGAAGAGGTTGCTGATGAAGTCCGAGCTATTGAAAGTTCAATGCAACAGACCGAACCATATAAGCTGCCCTCTCTTGGCCTCTGTTCTCCTTCAAAGCCCTCTTCAGCAGGCTTATCAGCATGTAGTATATTATCTCAGTCTGATGCCTTCAAAAGCTTCTTGGAGAGGTCTACAAAATTATCTGAAGAATGTACCCTCAGCAAAGAAATTGTTGAAGGAAAGGCTGTTGCCTCAGTACCTGCTACTGGACATGATACAGCAGCAGTTAATATTAACATGAATGAGCTGCTAGTGCAAAGAGCTACTTACTCAATGGCCCCTGTTATGCCTACACCAATGAAGAGTACCTGGAGCCCAGCCGATCCTTCTGTTGACCCACTTTTTTGGAGCAACTTTGTCTTGCCATCTAGTCAACCTGTTACAATGGCgacaataacaacaacaacg TTTGCAAAGAATGAGGTAAGTTCAAGTGATCCATTCCAGAGCCAAGAGTGA